A single region of the Pseudomonas mandelii genome encodes:
- the ruvC gene encoding crossover junction endodeoxyribonuclease RuvC, which translates to MTLILGIDPGSRITGYGVVRDTGRGCVYVASGCIRTGSGELHERLQIVYRGVREVIQTYGPVTMGIEKVFMARNADSALKLGQARGAAIVAGAEESLEIAEYTATQVKQAVTGTGAANKEQVQMMVMHMLKLTSKPQIDASDALAIAICHAHTRSSLLPHGLGTARSRGGRLRL; encoded by the coding sequence ATGACTTTAATTCTTGGTATCGACCCCGGTTCGCGCATCACCGGTTATGGCGTGGTACGCGATACCGGGCGTGGTTGCGTGTATGTGGCGTCGGGCTGCATTCGCACCGGGTCCGGCGAACTGCATGAGCGTCTGCAAATCGTTTATCGCGGTGTGCGTGAAGTCATCCAGACCTACGGCCCGGTGACCATGGGCATCGAAAAAGTCTTTATGGCGCGCAATGCCGACTCTGCCCTCAAGCTTGGTCAGGCCCGGGGCGCCGCGATCGTGGCGGGTGCCGAAGAAAGCCTGGAAATCGCTGAGTACACCGCAACCCAGGTCAAGCAAGCAGTGACCGGCACCGGTGCCGCCAATAAAGAGCAAGTGCAGATGATGGTCATGCACATGCTGAAATTGACCAGCAAGCCGCAAATCGATGCTTCGGATGCCCTGGCCATTGCCATTTGCCACGCGCATACCCGTTCCAGCCTGTTGCCCCATGGCCTGGGAACGGCACGCAGTCGTGGCGGGCGCCTGCGTCTCTGA